The proteins below are encoded in one region of Sulfitobacter sp. SK012:
- the kdsA gene encoding 3-deoxy-8-phosphooctulonate synthase, whose protein sequence is MTHVNIGDLIVGNDRPLTVIAGPCQLETETHAQMIAGVMKEACEAVGAQFIFKASYDKANRTSLGGKRGLGIDEGLKVLQSVGRANGVPVLTDVHTQEQCSIAGEVVDVLQIPAFLCRQTDILLAAGNTGKAVNVKKGQFLAPWEMPNIVDKIESTGNKNILLTERGTSFGYNTLVADMRSLPQMAQTGYPVVMDATHSVAQPGGKGGSSGGQREFAPVMARAAAAIGVAAIFMETHEDPDSAPSDGPNMIYLDQMPNLIKTLMKFDALAKEFPLSF, encoded by the coding sequence GTGACCCATGTAAATATCGGCGACCTGATCGTCGGCAATGACCGCCCCTTGACCGTGATCGCTGGGCCTTGCCAGCTTGAAACGGAAACGCATGCCCAGATGATTGCAGGCGTGATGAAAGAAGCATGCGAAGCCGTGGGCGCACAGTTCATTTTCAAGGCGAGTTACGACAAGGCCAACCGCACATCGCTTGGTGGCAAGCGGGGGCTTGGCATCGACGAAGGCCTCAAAGTTCTGCAATCTGTGGGCCGCGCAAATGGCGTACCTGTCTTGACGGATGTCCATACCCAAGAGCAGTGCAGCATCGCAGGCGAAGTTGTCGATGTGCTGCAAATTCCAGCGTTTTTATGTCGACAGACCGATATCCTGCTAGCGGCAGGCAACACCGGTAAGGCAGTGAACGTCAAAAAGGGTCAGTTCCTTGCCCCGTGGGAAATGCCAAACATCGTCGACAAAATCGAGAGCACCGGGAACAAGAATATCCTGCTGACCGAACGCGGCACATCCTTTGGCTACAACACGCTGGTTGCTGACATGCGCAGCCTGCCGCAGATGGCGCAAACGGGCTATCCGGTTGTTATGGATGCGACCCATTCGGTTGCTCAGCCTGGTGGCAAGGGCGGTTCGTCGGGTGGGCAGCGTGAATTCGCACCGGTGATGGCACGTGCCGCAGCGGCCATTGGGGTTGCTGCGATCTTTATGGAAACGCATGAAGATCCCGATAGCGCTCCGTCTGATGGGCCCAACATGATTTATCTGGACCAAATGCCGAACCTCATCAAAACGCTGATGAAGTTTGACGCATTGGCCAAAGAATTCCCGCTCAGCTTCTGA
- a CDS encoding phosphomannomutase/phosphoglucomutase, translating to MTKPASTVTQNTWEFLRDPMITPTGFREYDARWKYPDDINLPGITALGLGLGTQMQRRGIEPVIAVGNDYRDYSLSIKNALMLGLIEAGIHVKDIGPALSPMAYFSQFHLDAPAVAMVTASHNPNGWTGVKMGFERPLTHGPDEMNELREIVLNGQGEPRDGGKYEFIPGVQEAYLDDLVGDFKMTRKLKVVCATGNGTASAFAPELFRRLGVEVVESHNQLDYTFPHYNPNPEAMEMLHDMSASVKASGADFALGFDGDGDRCGVVDDEGEEIFADKVGVIMARDLAKIYPNSTFVADVKSTGLFASDPELQKYGITADYWKTGHSHMKRRVKELGALAGFEKSGHYFLAEPIGRGYDCGMRVAVEICKLMDRNPEMSMSDLRRALPQTWATPTMSPYASDLEKYDILARLVDKLVAMHRAGEKIAGRTIKEIVTVNGARVILDNGGWGLVRASSNTPNLVVVCESPESEAEMHAIFADIDAVIKTEPGVGEYDQTI from the coding sequence GTGACAAAACCGGCCTCCACCGTGACCCAAAACACTTGGGAATTCCTCCGCGATCCAATGATCACGCCAACAGGTTTCCGAGAATATGATGCCCGTTGGAAATATCCCGATGACATCAACTTGCCAGGCATCACGGCGCTGGGCCTAGGTCTTGGCACCCAGATGCAACGCCGCGGAATTGAACCGGTGATCGCGGTTGGCAACGACTACCGCGACTATTCGCTGTCGATCAAAAATGCGCTGATGCTGGGCCTGATAGAGGCGGGTATCCATGTCAAAGACATCGGCCCGGCACTGTCCCCGATGGCATATTTTTCGCAGTTTCATCTGGATGCGCCTGCTGTTGCGATGGTCACGGCAAGTCACAACCCCAATGGTTGGACAGGCGTTAAGATGGGGTTTGAACGCCCGCTGACCCACGGCCCGGACGAGATGAACGAGCTGCGCGAGATCGTATTGAACGGGCAGGGCGAACCGCGTGATGGCGGAAAATACGAATTCATTCCCGGTGTCCAAGAAGCATATCTTGACGATCTGGTGGGCGACTTCAAAATGACGCGCAAGCTCAAGGTGGTTTGCGCCACCGGCAACGGAACCGCGTCTGCTTTCGCGCCAGAGCTGTTCCGGCGTCTGGGCGTTGAGGTCGTTGAGAGCCACAACCAGCTTGATTACACCTTCCCGCATTATAATCCGAACCCAGAAGCGATGGAAATGCTGCATGACATGTCTGCATCGGTCAAAGCTTCAGGTGCTGATTTTGCTCTCGGCTTTGATGGTGATGGCGACCGCTGCGGCGTTGTGGATGATGAAGGCGAAGAGATTTTTGCAGATAAAGTCGGCGTCATCATGGCGCGTGATTTGGCCAAAATTTACCCTAATTCGACTTTCGTGGCAGATGTAAAATCAACGGGCCTTTTTGCGTCAGACCCGGAGCTGCAAAAGTACGGCATCACAGCTGATTACTGGAAAACTGGGCATAGCCACATGAAGCGGCGCGTCAAAGAGCTTGGGGCCCTTGCGGGGTTTGAGAAATCTGGCCACTATTTCTTGGCGGAGCCAATTGGGCGAGGTTACGATTGCGGCATGCGTGTCGCGGTTGAAATTTGTAAGCTGATGGACCGCAATCCAGAGATGTCGATGTCCGATTTGCGACGCGCTTTGCCACAGACATGGGCCACGCCGACAATGTCGCCCTACGCGTCTGACCTTGAAAAATACGATATCCTCGCGCGGTTGGTCGATAAACTTGTAGCCATGCACCGAGCAGGTGAAAAGATCGCGGGCAGGACGATCAAAGAGATCGTGACCGTAAACGGTGCCCGTGTGATCTTGGATAACGGCGGTTGGGGGCTGGTTCGCGCTTCGTCCAACACACCCAATCTGGTCGTGGTTTGCGAAAGCCCCGAAAGCGAAGCCGAGATGCACGCAATCTTTGCCGATATTGACGCTGTGATTAAAACAGAACCGGGTGTGGGCGAATACGACCAGACAATCTAG
- a CDS encoding ABC transporter ATP-binding protein yields the protein MLEFQNVSKSFWTGTQHKVILDRVSFRVELGNSLGILAPNGTGKTTLINMMAGLEKPDEGEIRRLCKISFPLGFMGGVVGKVSAMENARYIARLYGLDPDYVESFCRWLCNLGEYFDQPLGTYSAGMRARFSFALMLALDFDMYLIDEGMPSTTDVEFNRKAGEILQERLRTTTIIIVSHQAQTLEKFARSAAVLMNGQLTMFDSLEEAKQLYDYETQS from the coding sequence ATGCTAGAGTTTCAAAATGTCTCAAAGTCCTTCTGGACGGGCACACAGCACAAGGTGATCCTTGATCGCGTGTCGTTCCGCGTGGAGCTGGGTAATTCTCTCGGCATTCTGGCTCCCAACGGGACGGGAAAAACAACGCTAATCAATATGATGGCCGGTTTGGAAAAGCCCGACGAGGGCGAAATCCGACGCCTATGCAAAATTTCATTTCCCCTTGGGTTTATGGGGGGCGTGGTGGGTAAAGTCTCTGCAATGGAAAACGCCCGCTACATTGCGCGGCTCTATGGGTTGGATCCCGACTATGTCGAAAGCTTCTGCCGGTGGCTTTGCAACTTAGGCGAATATTTCGATCAACCGCTGGGAACGTATTCAGCGGGCATGCGCGCGCGGTTCTCATTTGCGCTGATGTTGGCGCTCGATTTTGATATGTACCTCATCGACGAGGGCATGCCATCGACCACAGATGTGGAATTTAACCGAAAAGCAGGGGAAATCCTTCAGGAACGTCTGCGCACGACCACCATCATTATCGTCTCGCACCAGGCGCAGACGCTTGAAAAATTCGCCCGTTCGGCTGCTGTCTTGATGAATGGACAGCTGACCATGTTCGATAGTTTGGAAGAAGCGAAACAGCTCTATGACTACGAAACCCAAAGCTAG
- a CDS encoding SseB family protein, producing the protein MTQTPLDTAHAAMMAAPDDDTVRLRFYERMADIELFVLLESEPEGDQVTPKLLEMETGNYLLAFDRAARLASYVGAEAPYVALSGRAVTQMLEGQSLGLALNMNVAPSAILLPSDALDWLRQTLSHEAGEVQARIETVLPPKGLPETLITAIDAKLATATGMAANAWLVGVEYEGGGRGHLLAFIGAIPRAQDALVRAASEALTFSGIEAGAMDVGFFAPGDPVVDKLMRVGLRFDLPQMEPLQQTPRMAPGSDPSKPPILK; encoded by the coding sequence ATGACGCAGACCCCGCTTGATACCGCCCACGCTGCAATGATGGCCGCCCCGGATGACGACACTGTGCGTTTGCGGTTCTACGAACGCATGGCGGATATTGAGTTGTTCGTGCTGCTGGAATCTGAACCCGAAGGCGACCAAGTCACACCAAAACTGTTGGAGATGGAGACGGGCAATTACCTGCTCGCGTTTGACCGCGCGGCCCGGTTGGCAAGCTATGTGGGGGCTGAAGCACCTTATGTTGCGTTATCAGGCCGTGCCGTAACGCAAATGCTCGAGGGTCAATCGCTTGGACTTGCACTTAATATGAATGTCGCACCCTCGGCGATTTTGCTGCCATCCGACGCGCTCGACTGGTTACGCCAAACACTGAGCCATGAGGCAGGTGAGGTTCAGGCACGCATTGAAACCGTTTTGCCGCCCAAGGGCTTACCTGAAACGCTGATCACCGCGATCGACGCCAAACTGGCGACCGCGACGGGTATGGCTGCCAACGCATGGCTGGTCGGTGTCGAATATGAGGGGGGCGGACGCGGGCATCTGCTGGCCTTTATCGGGGCGATCCCACGTGCGCAGGATGCCCTAGTGCGTGCCGCGTCCGAAGCCCTGACATTTTCGGGGATTGAAGCGGGCGCAATGGACGTTGGCTTTTTTGCTCCGGGCGACCCTGTGGTCGATAAATTGATGCGGGTGGGGCTGCGTTTTGACCTACCGCAGATGGAGCCTTTGCAACAAACACCTCGGATGGCTCCGGGCAGCGACCCGTCAAAACCTCCGATCTTGAAATAA
- a CDS encoding glucan biosynthesis protein, whose product MQRRDVLKSLAALAAVPQVAWADQPGLRVGNAVQFDHADVVEKARVLAAKDYAPRPMVPDAWQKLTYDQYRQIWFDGRNALWQNSEVPQRVDVFPPGLYFPQAVGINVVEGGMASPVLFDLEVFDRTDEFPELPLDETLGYSGLRLRAELEKPGIFQEYAVFQGASYFRGIGTGEIYGLSARGLAVKTGDPMGEEFPDFTEFWLETPAAGSNTTVLHALLDSPSVAGAYRFEITHGVVLEMQIEAHLFARTELVNVGIAPLTSMFLFDDTMRQRFSDFRPAVHDSDGLLIHNGGGEIIWRPLSNPTRLQISAFGDNNPRGFGLMQRKREFGDYNDLEALYHDRPAVWITPNEDWGQGSVTLVEIPADLEIYDNIVAYWRPSKAIPAGSEHKMSYGLRWGAEPAPREHGLLRVQNTAMGGRPEGGQIVVIDFETGDALPEDLSTIEILVRSNDVETTPGILQRNPETNGPRLAFTFQPDEADVAEFRAQLRIDGRPLSEVWLYRWTKP is encoded by the coding sequence ATGCAACGTCGCGATGTCCTCAAATCACTCGCTGCACTGGCAGCGGTACCGCAGGTCGCTTGGGCGGATCAACCTGGCCTCCGCGTCGGTAATGCGGTGCAATTTGACCACGCTGATGTTGTTGAAAAAGCGCGCGTGCTGGCTGCCAAGGATTACGCGCCACGCCCGATGGTTCCGGACGCTTGGCAAAAACTGACTTATGATCAATACCGTCAAATCTGGTTTGATGGTCGGAATGCTCTTTGGCAGAACTCTGAGGTCCCGCAGCGGGTCGATGTATTCCCGCCGGGCCTTTATTTTCCCCAGGCTGTGGGCATCAATGTGGTCGAGGGTGGCATGGCCAGCCCTGTTCTTTTTGATCTTGAGGTCTTTGACCGCACCGATGAATTCCCCGAACTGCCGCTTGATGAGACATTGGGTTACTCAGGGCTGCGCCTGCGCGCGGAGCTGGAAAAGCCCGGCATCTTTCAGGAATACGCCGTATTCCAAGGGGCCAGCTATTTTCGAGGCATTGGCACAGGTGAAATATACGGCCTGTCCGCGCGCGGCCTCGCGGTCAAAACGGGCGACCCAATGGGTGAAGAGTTTCCCGACTTCACCGAATTCTGGCTGGAAACACCAGCAGCTGGCTCAAATACAACCGTGTTGCACGCGCTTTTAGACAGCCCCAGTGTAGCGGGAGCCTACCGTTTTGAGATCACCCACGGGGTGGTCCTTGAGATGCAGATTGAAGCGCATCTCTTTGCGCGCACCGAGTTGGTGAACGTTGGCATCGCGCCGCTGACATCTATGTTCTTGTTTGATGATACCATGCGGCAGCGGTTCTCGGATTTCCGCCCCGCTGTTCATGACAGTGACGGATTGCTCATTCACAACGGCGGCGGTGAAATCATCTGGAGGCCACTGTCGAACCCGACACGGCTTCAGATCAGCGCGTTCGGTGATAATAACCCGCGCGGATTTGGACTGATGCAACGCAAGCGAGAGTTTGGCGACTACAACGATCTTGAGGCGCTGTATCACGACCGCCCAGCTGTCTGGATCACCCCAAACGAAGATTGGGGCCAAGGATCCGTGACGCTGGTTGAAATCCCTGCTGACCTTGAAATTTACGACAATATCGTCGCATATTGGCGCCCTTCCAAAGCCATCCCAGCTGGGTCCGAGCATAAGATGAGCTACGGTTTGCGCTGGGGAGCAGAGCCTGCGCCCAGAGAGCACGGCCTGTTGCGCGTGCAGAATACTGCGATGGGTGGACGACCTGAGGGCGGTCAGATTGTTGTGATCGATTTCGAAACCGGCGACGCCCTGCCAGAAGATCTGAGCACCATCGAGATTTTGGTGCGCAGCAATGATGTGGAAACCACGCCGGGAATATTGCAACGCAACCCCGAAACAAATGGGCCTCGGTTGGCGTTTACCTTTCAACCCGATGAGGCCGACGTTGCAGAGTTTCGTGCGCAGCTTCGGATTGATGGACGCCCACTGAGTGAGGTGTGGCTCTACCGGTGGACAAAACCATGA
- the mdoH gene encoding glucans biosynthesis glucosyltransferase MdoH, with the protein MTPLLPENMPPRAPLDVEVQDFSRAPTPTELPRKASAEAEIGWRWRAATFVPALIGTALLVYGLYGWLADAGMTSLEWALLTMIGATFVWVTLSVSTVGVAIAGLLARAEADTRGPEGVQGLDVALLVPAYNEVAVNVFGNAAAMLQDLAQRNGPHNYTLFVLSDTRDEAIAAQEWRAFQTLQAEAPRGFAVHYRRRAMNTDKKVGNLLNWIEGWGAAYEGMVVLDADSLMSGRAIDRLASELSHDPQAGLIQTFPMLIGARTVFARLQQFSNIAYGWLLAEGLALWASHEGNYWGHNAIIRTRAFADSAGLPHLRGLRGQDQLILSHDFVEAGLLRRAGWGVRFLPRVTGSFEETPATLVDYVIRDRRWCRGNLQHLRLLRTAGFHPVSRFHLFHGAVAYLLSPAWFVLLVIWSLLGKDSETNVIRYFNETNPLFPDWPPAMSHIDSAVFLVIMYAMLLTPKIAGAGIIAATPKAARVFGGVPAFLGAFVTEVLLSIAYAPILMIQQTKAVLRATFGQAEAWAPQSREARSHSWRELLAFHWFETVFGLILLSGLMAGLISLWLVPIVASLVLSVPLSALSGVEIARVMPGTLRLNSPHTLREPAIVGRARLERAHLREVLEKADTIAAE; encoded by the coding sequence ATGACGCCATTGTTGCCAGAAAACATGCCGCCGCGTGCGCCTCTGGATGTCGAGGTGCAGGATTTTTCCCGCGCGCCGACGCCAACGGAGTTACCGCGCAAGGCATCCGCTGAAGCCGAGATCGGCTGGCGCTGGCGTGCGGCTACTTTTGTACCAGCGCTGATTGGCACGGCACTGTTGGTTTATGGGCTCTATGGGTGGCTCGCAGATGCTGGAATGACGTCCCTTGAATGGGCGCTCTTGACGATGATTGGCGCGACGTTTGTTTGGGTCACATTATCCGTCAGCACCGTGGGCGTCGCCATCGCTGGCCTGCTCGCCCGCGCAGAAGCTGACACACGTGGCCCCGAAGGCGTGCAGGGCCTTGATGTGGCGCTGTTGGTGCCCGCCTATAACGAAGTGGCCGTTAATGTCTTTGGCAATGCCGCGGCAATGCTTCAAGATCTCGCCCAACGCAACGGGCCGCACAACTATACATTATTTGTCCTGTCCGACACGCGAGACGAAGCGATTGCCGCGCAAGAATGGCGTGCGTTCCAAACATTGCAGGCCGAGGCCCCCAGGGGATTTGCGGTGCACTACCGTCGTCGCGCCATGAACACTGACAAAAAAGTTGGAAACCTGCTGAACTGGATCGAAGGATGGGGTGCCGCATACGAAGGTATGGTGGTGTTGGACGCAGACAGCCTGATGTCGGGCCGCGCAATCGATCGGTTGGCCTCTGAGTTGTCGCATGATCCGCAGGCCGGTTTGATCCAGACCTTTCCGATGTTGATCGGGGCGCGCACTGTTTTCGCGCGGTTGCAGCAGTTCTCCAACATCGCTTATGGCTGGCTTTTGGCCGAGGGTTTGGCGCTATGGGCAAGCCATGAGGGCAACTATTGGGGCCACAACGCGATCATCCGAACGCGCGCCTTTGCAGACAGTGCGGGCCTTCCGCATTTGCGCGGTTTGCGAGGCCAGGATCAACTAATTCTAAGCCATGATTTTGTTGAGGCGGGGCTTTTGCGCCGTGCAGGATGGGGCGTTCGGTTCCTGCCGCGTGTCACCGGCAGCTTTGAAGAAACCCCTGCTACCTTGGTCGATTATGTGATCCGCGATCGGCGCTGGTGTCGCGGCAATCTGCAACACCTGCGTCTGCTCCGCACGGCAGGGTTCCATCCTGTCTCGCGCTTTCATCTGTTCCACGGTGCGGTGGCTTATCTTTTGTCGCCAGCATGGTTTGTGTTGCTGGTGATCTGGTCATTGCTTGGCAAGGATTCTGAGACCAACGTGATCCGCTATTTCAATGAAACGAACCCGCTCTTTCCTGATTGGCCCCCCGCGATGAGCCATATCGATTCAGCCGTCTTTCTTGTCATCATGTACGCGATGCTGCTGACGCCCAAGATCGCAGGCGCCGGGATCATTGCAGCGACACCCAAGGCGGCGCGCGTGTTTGGCGGGGTGCCCGCGTTTCTTGGCGCTTTTGTTACCGAGGTTCTGCTGTCCATCGCCTATGCGCCGATCCTTATGATCCAGCAAACCAAAGCCGTGCTGCGTGCAACCTTTGGCCAAGCTGAAGCGTGGGCACCTCAATCACGCGAAGCACGCAGTCATTCTTGGCGCGAGCTTTTGGCGTTTCATTGGTTTGAAACGGTGTTTGGTTTGATATTGCTCAGCGGGTTGATGGCGGGACTCATCTCGTTGTGGTTGGTGCCGATTGTCGCGAGCCTCGTTTTATCAGTGCCCTTGTCGGCACTCTCCGGTGTTGAGATCGCAAGGGTCATGCCCGGCACGCTGCGCCTCAACAGCCCCCATACCTTGCGTGAGCCCGCAATCGTCGGCCGCGCACGCTTAGAGCGTGCGCACCTGCGTGAAGTCTTGGAAAAAGCAGACACCATCGCTGCGGAATAG
- a CDS encoding capsule biosynthesis protein translates to MTTKPKARKFRIKRAPSVDPSAQTGELRSRPADPAAGVTRRAAAPAAETPNPQAMRQEEPPRRGQVSSATQVSGEQDMDAIRREGLTGRQLRMARRVAQKHGLPATSDFDAVRLLRAKGIDPFQRSNMLELVVPQAGGEQHEGGAGDTFATLPGQTGGAGAGRVQLPQTVPTDREPLPSVELSPMERRMREISDIQADISNRRRKKMGLLLVRLAFFVMIPTFFAGYYFYNIATPLYATDSQFLIIQNEGSGSPGGLGGLLPAQYATSQDSIATQSYLTSKDAMLRLDEDAGFKDHFTKENVDPIQRLNPNPTNEEAYKLYKKNVKIGYDPTEGVIRMEVIAADPQVATQFSERLLVYAEERVNALSQTKREDGMRDARITYDKAVGTRRSAQESLIKLQIENGVDPEAVIAALRTQITNYETIVIEKELELAALLDNSRPNQAKVEGAQADVRRIRAQLVKLNARMINATEGENSLAQQAVNLQLAQADLASADANLQLSLTGLEAARTEANRQVRYLTIAVRPVASEEPSYPRKFENTILAFLVFAGIYLMLSLTTSILREQVTS, encoded by the coding sequence ATGACTACGAAACCCAAAGCTAGAAAATTCCGCATCAAGCGCGCGCCCTCTGTCGATCCTTCGGCACAGACCGGGGAATTGCGATCACGTCCGGCAGATCCCGCCGCTGGCGTGACACGTCGTGCCGCAGCCCCAGCGGCTGAAACTCCCAATCCGCAGGCGATGCGCCAAGAAGAACCGCCGCGCCGCGGTCAGGTGTCTTCAGCAACCCAAGTGAGCGGTGAGCAGGACATGGATGCAATCCGCCGCGAGGGCCTGACCGGGCGGCAATTGCGCATGGCGCGCCGCGTGGCGCAAAAGCATGGGCTGCCTGCGACTTCAGATTTTGATGCTGTACGCCTTTTGCGCGCAAAAGGCATCGATCCGTTTCAGCGTTCAAACATGCTGGAACTTGTCGTCCCGCAGGCGGGGGGAGAGCAGCATGAAGGCGGGGCGGGCGATACGTTTGCTACACTGCCGGGTCAAACGGGTGGTGCCGGCGCGGGGCGTGTCCAACTGCCACAAACCGTCCCCACAGACCGCGAACCGCTGCCGTCGGTTGAGCTAAGCCCGATGGAGCGCCGGATGCGCGAAATTTCGGATATTCAGGCCGATATTTCGAACCGTCGTCGCAAAAAGATGGGTCTATTGTTGGTTCGGTTGGCGTTTTTTGTCATGATCCCAACCTTCTTTGCAGGCTACTATTTCTACAATATTGCAACACCACTTTATGCGACCGATAGCCAGTTTTTGATCATTCAGAACGAAGGCAGCGGGTCGCCGGGGGGGTTGGGTGGGCTGTTGCCCGCGCAATACGCAACCAGCCAGGATAGTATTGCCACGCAAAGTTATTTGACTTCAAAAGACGCCATGTTGCGGCTTGATGAGGATGCTGGTTTCAAGGACCACTTTACGAAAGAAAACGTCGATCCCATTCAGCGCCTCAATCCAAATCCGACAAATGAGGAAGCCTATAAGCTGTACAAAAAGAATGTGAAAATTGGCTATGACCCTACCGAAGGGGTTATTCGCATGGAGGTCATCGCAGCGGATCCTCAAGTTGCGACACAGTTTTCAGAACGGCTGCTGGTTTATGCTGAAGAACGCGTAAACGCGTTGAGCCAGACCAAGCGTGAAGACGGGATGCGCGATGCCCGCATTACTTATGACAAGGCCGTTGGTACGCGCCGCAGTGCACAAGAAAGCCTGATCAAATTGCAGATCGAGAACGGCGTCGATCCCGAAGCTGTGATTGCTGCACTTCGCACCCAGATCACCAACTACGAGACGATTGTGATCGAAAAGGAACTTGAGCTGGCGGCATTGCTGGACAATTCCCGCCCGAACCAAGCCAAAGTCGAAGGCGCGCAAGCCGACGTCCGCAGGATCCGGGCTCAGTTGGTTAAACTTAACGCGCGGATGATCAACGCCACAGAAGGCGAGAACTCACTGGCCCAACAAGCCGTGAACTTGCAACTGGCCCAAGCCGATCTGGCATCTGCGGATGCCAATCTGCAACTGTCGTTGACCGGGCTTGAAGCCGCGCGCACGGAAGCCAATCGCCAAGTTCGCTACCTCACAATTGCGGTGCGCCCCGTGGCAAGCGAAGAGCCGTCTTATCCGCGCAAGTTCGAGAACACGATCTTGGCATTCCTAGTGTTTGCAGGCATCTATTTGATGTTGTCGCTGACGACATCCATCCTAAGAGAACAGGTAACATCGTGA
- a CDS encoding OpgC family protein — MTLAATDALPIATAPAISAPRVRDLRLDFFRGIAMFIILMAHTPGNFFTSWIPARWGFSDATEIFVFCSGMASAIAFGGTFDRMGWRLGTARVAFRVWQVYWAHLGLFIAVAALLAAFDYYGGFDKNYIGSLNLWKFFNDPAVPLIGLVTLSYVPNYFDILPMYMVVLAMMPIIMALSRVNLWAVAAFVFVVWLGAQEWLWGSARLSLPAEPWSDRRWFFNPFGWQLVFFTGFAFMRGWLPKPPVHSLLIALAVFILVANIPLSSIGVRAIARDWFYVTETGNWVIDTRIAIKPLINKSDFGLFRYLHFLSLAYLAWVLAGDKGARLIASGQGALARAWQGVVAVILKVGQQSLAVFVVSMFTARVMGFVMDQIGRDTFNVWVVNIGGALILVATAYGAGWFKSQPWRKKVN; from the coding sequence ATGACGCTGGCTGCAACTGACGCACTGCCCATAGCAACTGCCCCTGCAATATCCGCACCCCGCGTGCGCGATTTGCGGCTCGATTTCTTTCGCGGCATCGCCATGTTCATCATCTTGATGGCGCATACGCCGGGTAACTTTTTCACCTCATGGATCCCAGCGCGCTGGGGCTTTTCTGATGCGACGGAGATTTTCGTTTTCTGTTCCGGTATGGCGTCCGCGATCGCCTTTGGTGGGACGTTCGACCGCATGGGCTGGCGGCTTGGAACGGCGCGCGTGGCCTTTAGGGTTTGGCAGGTCTACTGGGCGCATCTAGGACTTTTCATCGCGGTGGCGGCCCTGCTGGCAGCATTCGATTACTACGGTGGTTTCGACAAAAACTACATTGGGTCGCTGAACCTTTGGAAGTTCTTTAACGATCCCGCTGTGCCTTTGATTGGCCTTGTTACGTTGAGCTATGTGCCGAACTATTTCGACATTCTGCCGATGTATATGGTCGTACTTGCGATGATGCCCATCATCATGGCGCTGTCGCGTGTTAACCTATGGGCAGTCGCGGCGTTTGTATTCGTCGTTTGGCTGGGTGCCCAAGAATGGCTTTGGGGGTCCGCGCGGTTATCGTTGCCGGCGGAGCCTTGGTCGGATCGACGGTGGTTCTTCAACCCGTTCGGCTGGCAATTGGTCTTCTTTACCGGCTTTGCTTTTATGCGCGGTTGGCTCCCCAAACCGCCAGTCCACAGCCTTTTGATTGCTCTGGCCGTGTTTATTTTGGTCGCGAACATCCCGCTTAGCAGTATTGGCGTTCGCGCAATCGCGCGGGATTGGTTTTACGTCACTGAAACTGGAAACTGGGTCATAGATACCCGGATCGCAATCAAGCCGCTGATCAACAAAAGTGACTTTGGTCTCTTTCGGTATCTGCATTTTCTTAGCCTCGCTTACCTTGCTTGGGTTCTCGCCGGAGACAAAGGTGCAAGGCTGATTGCTAGCGGCCAAGGCGCTTTGGCGAGGGCCTGGCAGGGGGTCGTCGCCGTCATTCTAAAGGTCGGACAGCAGTCGCTTGCGGTTTTTGTAGTCTCAATGTTCACTGCGCGGGTCATGGGCTTTGTTATGGACCAGATCGGGCGCGACACATTCAACGTTTGGGTGGTGAATATTGGCGGAGCCCTTATCTTGGTCGCAACGGCCTACGGTGCCGGGTGGTTCAAATCACAACCTTGGCGAAAGAAAGTAAACTGA
- a CDS encoding YHS domain-containing (seleno)protein, giving the protein MKRFALTLAAAATAISMAGAAFAGGQYIDETGFAASGFDVVAYFSLPQNQVGESQTAPVPGNAAITADYNGATFAFSSEANRDAFVAEPAKYAPQYDGHCAYGVAKGGKVPGNPTLWRILDGKLYLNITPVVVGFWEEDIPGNLVLSENNWVSIEPKDASTSTVPQWSSTAPLN; this is encoded by the coding sequence ATGAAACGATTCGCCCTTACTCTTGCCGCCGCGGCCACAGCAATCAGTATGGCTGGTGCCGCTTTTGCTGGTGGCCAATACATTGACGAGACCGGCTTTGCCGCGTCGGGCTTTGACGTTGTCGCCTATTTCAGCCTGCCGCAAAATCAGGTTGGCGAAAGTCAGACGGCCCCTGTTCCCGGTAACGCGGCAATCACTGCCGACTATAACGGAGCCACGTTTGCTTTCTCGTCTGAAGCAAACCGCGACGCGTTTGTCGCCGAACCTGCGAAATATGCGCCTCAATATGATGGGCACTGCGCCTATGGCGTCGCAAAGGGCGGTAAAGTACCCGGCAACCCAACGCTTTGGCGCATTTTGGACGGTAAGCTTTATCTCAACATTACCCCGGTCGTCGTAGGTTTTTGGGAAGAAGACATTCCTGGCAACCTCGTGCTGTCTGAGAACAACTGGGTCAGCATTGAGCCCAAAGACGCTTCGACAAGCACAGTTCCGCAATGGTCCAGCACTGCGCCATTGAACTAA